The Aneurinibacillus migulanus genome includes the window ACAGGTTTCTCTAGAGTAGGCCAAGATTCTATGTATGAGGGGAGGGCTTCAAGGTGGATGAGGATCTATATTTCCTTATAGAAGATATATTGGAACAAATGGCTGTTGAAGGTCGTTCCCACTTTGCGCCTCACTATGTATGCGCTAGGCTTGGTGTTACTGATTTGAAATCTGTAACCGAGTATATGTTGGACTTAGTAGGCAAGAAATTAACAGTATATTACGAAGTAGAATGCCCTAACGGAGATAGTGATTATGATGTTGACTCTTTATCAGAAATCACAGAGGAAATAAGAACATGTAGTATATGCGATATCAAATACATTCCTAGCCTAGATAAAGTTTGGATTGTATTTAATTTTCTTCCGGGGTATTTAAAACATGTAAAAAAAAAGAAATCAGTCCAACTAATAATGTAAGTAATACAGTTAATGCAAAACCAACATCTGTACTCGATATAATGAAATCTGGAGTGAATATTGATAAACTCTACTACGTTGTAAACGGGGAGATGACAATAATGGACGGCAAACAAATCTTTGCAGGTAACGCTTTTAAAAATGCGCAGCTTGGTGATAATACTAACTTTCAAGGGAATGAAAATACACAAGTAAAAATTGAAAAAAATCAGACCGGAATATCACCCGATATTTTTGCGGATTTCATTCAAGAGATACATAAATTGCCAAATGAAGCTGAACGAAACGAGGCATTAGGAGACGCTCAAAAACTTCAAGAAGCTGTAAAAAACGGAAACCTTGATCGAGCAAAAACATTGTATACACTTTTTTCAAATACGCTTCGTGATTCGGCCGCTGGGATTGCTATAGCTCGGGCTATTGGATTTATTTCAGGAACACCTATATAAAAATACAACTTATAATACTTAACAAAATAGCCGCCCAGGATAGGGCGGCTATTATTATGCCTACTTTTCTCCGAACGCAAGGAGCATTTGTTTTACACGTTTACGCTGTTCTTCGCGAGACGGTTCTTTTCCTGAACCACTCTGAGCTTCTAATGCTTTCTGTCTCTCCATTTGCCTTAAAATATGTTCAGGAATCCCTTCATAAGCAGGATTGCTTTTCTGACCTTCCAATTGCTTTTCTATCTCCGGTTTATTCTTCCGGTAGTCTTGCTCTAAAGCTTTATAAGCATAACCAGTTATATTCTTTACTCTTCCGGCTAAATAGTCTTTCTCGACAATATGTAGGTTTTCCAGTATGTATGATTCATCATAAGTCTTCAGGATGTACTCGATTTGTGCTTGAGTCAATCCGAACGCTTTTAAACGAGAAGCAATGGCTATTTCCTCAACGATTTTAGGCTCTATGTGGTTAATCTCTTTTGTTGACCTTCCTCGGGTAATGATAAAGCGGACCCCAACAACTTTTCTAGAGGCTTTCAATTCTTCAAACTCAAAAGATAAGTCTGTCTTTTCATCAAGTTCCTTCTGAGCGGAAGTAAGAACTCGGCTCTTGAAATGCCCGTATAGCTTGTACTCATCTGGTTCAATACCGAGAATAGACTTCAAATGTTCCAAGTCAAAGGTGCGTTCTCCGATATTCGCATATTGTTTTAGCAGTTCATAGATACGAATAGAGTAGCTACTGCGTAGCGGTATAACGTTGTTTAGCCGGTAGCTGGTGAAACGTTCCTTGAGCTGCAGTAAGAAGGGGATAAGCTCTTCCGAAAACTTAAATTCCATGAACCCTTCCTTCTCTTTATATTTGGCCCACTCAAACCAGGAACTCACCGTATATACGCCTTCGCTTTTAATCTCGAATCCCTTGTAGACGAAATCCTTTATGATTTTTTTAATATCGTTATGTATGCTTTTGCCTTTAAGACCAAGTAGGTCGATAAATTCGCCTACCTCAATTCTGCATGTCCGGAACACAGTATCTTCTGGCTGTATTTTGGCAGCCAGTATACAGATGATGCGTTGTTCGTGAAGGGTTAATCGGTATGATGCTTCAATCAGATCGTTTGATTTGGTGACGATCAATTTCTCATCTATTTTCTCCAAAGCGTTCATGCCACACCTCATCTTCGCCATCTTTTTGCTCTATTATACTATATATTATCGACGAACTATCACAAATTTTAAACTTGTGATAGTTGACCCTGTTTTTGCGATAGTTCGCCCTGTTTATGTGATAATTCACCCTGAATTTGTGATAGTTGACCCTGTTTATGTGATAGTTCGCCCTGAATTTGTGATAATTAAGACCCTGAATTTGTGATAGTTGACCCTGTTTATGTGATAGTTCGCCCTGAATTTGTGATAGTTGACCCTGTTTATGTGATAGTTAGACTCTATAAACCTAGTAATATCAAGGGGTTCAAGCTTCCGAAAACATATAAAACATATAAAACATATAAAACAAAAGATCGTAAAACATTTAAAACAACGTCAAGAAAATGTCGTCGTAAATTTTATCCATTCATTTTATAATTGCTTAGAAGGAGAATGGAATTATTTTGTAGTTTTGTTCTTGAATT containing:
- a CDS encoding replication initiation protein, which codes for MNALEKIDEKLIVTKSNDLIEASYRLTLHEQRIICILAAKIQPEDTVFRTCRIEVGEFIDLLGLKGKSIHNDIKKIIKDFVYKGFEIKSEGVYTVSSWFEWAKYKEKEGFMEFKFSEELIPFLLQLKERFTSYRLNNVIPLRSSYSIRIYELLKQYANIGERTFDLEHLKSILGIEPDEYKLYGHFKSRVLTSAQKELDEKTDLSFEFEELKASRKVVGVRFIITRGRSTKEINHIEPKIVEEIAIASRLKAFGLTQAQIEYILKTYDESYILENLHIVEKDYLAGRVKNITGYAYKALEQDYRKNKPEIEKQLEGQKSNPAYEGIPEHILRQMERQKALEAQSGSGKEPSREEQRKRVKQMLLAFGEK